In one Arachis duranensis cultivar V14167 chromosome 9, aradu.V14167.gnm2.J7QH, whole genome shotgun sequence genomic region, the following are encoded:
- the LOC107467013 gene encoding type IV inositol polyphosphate 5-phosphatase 7-like isoform X2 — protein sequence MRDDNSKKTKLSWSKKMVRKFFNIKCRTDDTLSGAVAYGGGNVEYRSRSSRSSFSEREPCTIKKSKTEKFSRSADQVRRGRMNLDHPRIIDVQNHSIFVATWNVAGRSPPSNLNLDDWLHSSPPADIYVLGFQEIVPLNAGNILGAEDNGPAKKWLALIRKSLNNLPGTSGSSGCYTPSPIPQPIAELNADFEGSARQKNSSFFHRRSFQTTSTSYGIDNDPSLAQPRLDRRYSVCDRVMFGHRPSDYSRPSDYSRPSDFSRPSDYSRPSDFDPSFRWGYRPSDYSRASDYSRPSDYSRWGSSDDDNAIGDSPSTVLFSPMSYAGPASNEDGYGMPGRSRYCLVASKQMVGIYLTIWVRSELKDHVQNMKVSCVGRGLMGYLGNKGSISISMSLHETSFCFICSHLTSGQKEGDELRRNLDVMEILKKTRFPRVNGVDNEKSPQTILEHDRIIWLGDLNYRIALNYRSAKALVEMQNWRALLENDQLRIEQKRGRVFVGWNEGKIYFPPTYKYSTNSDRYAGDDMHPKEKRRTPAWCDRILWFGEGLHQLSYVRGESRFSDHRPVYGIFMAEVESTHGRLKKTMSCSRSRIEVEELLPYSGGYTELNFF from the exons ATGAGAGATGACAATTCAAAGAAAAccaag CTCTCATGGTCAAAGAAAATGGTTAGAAAGTTCTTCAATATCAAATGCAGAACTGATGATACACTATCAGGTGCTGTTGCCTATGGAG GAGGTAACGTAGAATACAGAAGCAGGAGTAGCAGGAGTAGCTTCTCTGAGAGAGAACCATGCACTATCAAAAAGAGCAAAACAG AGAAGTTTAGCAGGAGTGCAGATCAGGTTAGGCGAGGAAGAATGAATCTTGACCATCCTCGAATTATTGATGTTCAGAACCATAG CATTTTTGTTGCTACATGGAATGTTGCTGGAAGATCACCACCGAgtaatttgaatttggatgATTGGCTTCATTCCTCACCACCAGCAGATATATATGTTCTAGG ATTTCAAGAGATAGTTCCCTTGAATGCTGGTAATATCTTAGGGGCTGAGGACAATGGCCCTGCCAAAAAATGGTTGGCTCTCATCAGAAAGAGTTTAAACAACCTTCCTGGCACTAGCGGAAGCAGTGGATGTTATACACCTTCTCCCATTCCTCAGCCAATTGCAGAGCTAAATGCTGATTTTGAGGGATCAGCTAGGCAGAAGAATTCATCTTTCTTCCATAGGCGATCGTTCCAGACAACTTCTACTAGTTATGGAATTGACAATGATCCCTCACTTGCTCAACCACGACTAGATCGAAGGTATAGTGTCTGCGATCGTGTAATGTTCGGCCACAGGCCGAGTGACTACTCAAGGCCAAGTGACTACTCTAGGCCAAGTGACTTTTCAAGGCCAAGCGACTACTCAAGGCCAAGTGACTTTGATCCCAGTTTTAGATGGGGTTATAGGCCTAGTGACTATTCAAGGGCAAGTGACTACTCAAGACCAAGTGACTATTCAAGATGGGGTTCATCTGATGATGATAATGCCATTGGAGATTCACCAAGTACAGTTCTATTTTCGCCAATGTCTTATGCCGGACCTGCCTCTAATGAGGATGGATATGGCATGCCGGGGCGTTCGAGGTACTGCCTTGTAGCAAGTAAGCAAATGGTGGGAATATACCTTACCATATGGGTAAGAAGTGAATTGAAAGATCATGTGCAAAACATGAAAGTATCATGTGTTGGCAGAGGTTTGATGGGCTATCTTGGAAATAAG GGATCCATCTCAATCAGCATGTCACTGCAtgaaacaagcttttgctttATCTGTAGCCATTTAACCTCTGGACAGAAAGAGGGAGATGAACTAAGAAGAAATTTGGATGTGATGGAGATTTTAAAAAAGACAAGGTTTCCGCGTGTTAATGGTGTGGACAATGAGAAGTCCCCACAAACAATCCTTGAGCATGA TCGAATAATATGGCTCGGAGATTTGAATTATCGAATCGCCCTCAATTACCGATCTGCTAAGGCACTTGTTGAGATGCAAAACTGGAGAGCATTATTAGAGAATGATCAG TTGAGAATAGAACAGAAAAGAGGCCGTGTATTTGTGGGATGGAATGAAGGGAAGATATATTTTCCCCCAACATACAAGTATTCAACTAATTCAGATAGATATGCAGGAGATGATATGCATCCAAAGGAGAAAAGGAGAACACCTGCATG GTGTGACAGAATCTTGTGGTTTGGAGAAGGTCTTCATCAATTATCTTACGTCCGCGGGGAATCAAGATTTTCGGATCACAGGCCTGTCTATGGCATATTCATGGCTGAGGTTGAGTCAACTCATGGCAGACTGAAGAAAACTATGAGTTGTTCTCGTTCCAGAATTGAGGTGGAAGAACTTCTGCCATATTCAGGCGGATACACTGAGCTGAACTTTTTCTAA
- the LOC107467013 gene encoding type IV inositol polyphosphate 5-phosphatase 7-like isoform X1, with amino-acid sequence MRDDNSKKTKLSWSKKMVRKFFNIKCRTDDTLSGAVAYGAGGNVEYRSRSSRSSFSEREPCTIKKSKTEKFSRSADQVRRGRMNLDHPRIIDVQNHSIFVATWNVAGRSPPSNLNLDDWLHSSPPADIYVLGFQEIVPLNAGNILGAEDNGPAKKWLALIRKSLNNLPGTSGSSGCYTPSPIPQPIAELNADFEGSARQKNSSFFHRRSFQTTSTSYGIDNDPSLAQPRLDRRYSVCDRVMFGHRPSDYSRPSDYSRPSDFSRPSDYSRPSDFDPSFRWGYRPSDYSRASDYSRPSDYSRWGSSDDDNAIGDSPSTVLFSPMSYAGPASNEDGYGMPGRSRYCLVASKQMVGIYLTIWVRSELKDHVQNMKVSCVGRGLMGYLGNKGSISISMSLHETSFCFICSHLTSGQKEGDELRRNLDVMEILKKTRFPRVNGVDNEKSPQTILEHDRIIWLGDLNYRIALNYRSAKALVEMQNWRALLENDQLRIEQKRGRVFVGWNEGKIYFPPTYKYSTNSDRYAGDDMHPKEKRRTPAWCDRILWFGEGLHQLSYVRGESRFSDHRPVYGIFMAEVESTHGRLKKTMSCSRSRIEVEELLPYSGGYTELNFF; translated from the exons ATGAGAGATGACAATTCAAAGAAAAccaag CTCTCATGGTCAAAGAAAATGGTTAGAAAGTTCTTCAATATCAAATGCAGAACTGATGATACACTATCAGGTGCTGTTGCCTATGGAG CAGGAGGTAACGTAGAATACAGAAGCAGGAGTAGCAGGAGTAGCTTCTCTGAGAGAGAACCATGCACTATCAAAAAGAGCAAAACAG AGAAGTTTAGCAGGAGTGCAGATCAGGTTAGGCGAGGAAGAATGAATCTTGACCATCCTCGAATTATTGATGTTCAGAACCATAG CATTTTTGTTGCTACATGGAATGTTGCTGGAAGATCACCACCGAgtaatttgaatttggatgATTGGCTTCATTCCTCACCACCAGCAGATATATATGTTCTAGG ATTTCAAGAGATAGTTCCCTTGAATGCTGGTAATATCTTAGGGGCTGAGGACAATGGCCCTGCCAAAAAATGGTTGGCTCTCATCAGAAAGAGTTTAAACAACCTTCCTGGCACTAGCGGAAGCAGTGGATGTTATACACCTTCTCCCATTCCTCAGCCAATTGCAGAGCTAAATGCTGATTTTGAGGGATCAGCTAGGCAGAAGAATTCATCTTTCTTCCATAGGCGATCGTTCCAGACAACTTCTACTAGTTATGGAATTGACAATGATCCCTCACTTGCTCAACCACGACTAGATCGAAGGTATAGTGTCTGCGATCGTGTAATGTTCGGCCACAGGCCGAGTGACTACTCAAGGCCAAGTGACTACTCTAGGCCAAGTGACTTTTCAAGGCCAAGCGACTACTCAAGGCCAAGTGACTTTGATCCCAGTTTTAGATGGGGTTATAGGCCTAGTGACTATTCAAGGGCAAGTGACTACTCAAGACCAAGTGACTATTCAAGATGGGGTTCATCTGATGATGATAATGCCATTGGAGATTCACCAAGTACAGTTCTATTTTCGCCAATGTCTTATGCCGGACCTGCCTCTAATGAGGATGGATATGGCATGCCGGGGCGTTCGAGGTACTGCCTTGTAGCAAGTAAGCAAATGGTGGGAATATACCTTACCATATGGGTAAGAAGTGAATTGAAAGATCATGTGCAAAACATGAAAGTATCATGTGTTGGCAGAGGTTTGATGGGCTATCTTGGAAATAAG GGATCCATCTCAATCAGCATGTCACTGCAtgaaacaagcttttgctttATCTGTAGCCATTTAACCTCTGGACAGAAAGAGGGAGATGAACTAAGAAGAAATTTGGATGTGATGGAGATTTTAAAAAAGACAAGGTTTCCGCGTGTTAATGGTGTGGACAATGAGAAGTCCCCACAAACAATCCTTGAGCATGA TCGAATAATATGGCTCGGAGATTTGAATTATCGAATCGCCCTCAATTACCGATCTGCTAAGGCACTTGTTGAGATGCAAAACTGGAGAGCATTATTAGAGAATGATCAG TTGAGAATAGAACAGAAAAGAGGCCGTGTATTTGTGGGATGGAATGAAGGGAAGATATATTTTCCCCCAACATACAAGTATTCAACTAATTCAGATAGATATGCAGGAGATGATATGCATCCAAAGGAGAAAAGGAGAACACCTGCATG GTGTGACAGAATCTTGTGGTTTGGAGAAGGTCTTCATCAATTATCTTACGTCCGCGGGGAATCAAGATTTTCGGATCACAGGCCTGTCTATGGCATATTCATGGCTGAGGTTGAGTCAACTCATGGCAGACTGAAGAAAACTATGAGTTGTTCTCGTTCCAGAATTGAGGTGGAAGAACTTCTGCCATATTCAGGCGGATACACTGAGCTGAACTTTTTCTAA
- the LOC107466915 gene encoding serine/threonine-protein kinase STY13-like, translated as MIPRAASTPTLQALIEVSKMHSESGDVGTPKGALEEAKALNSKMKRSGNLSSKDMLFRADKIDLKSLDDELEKHLTRVLSRHIEAKRPKEEWEIDLAKLNLQHVVANGAYGTVYKGTYDGQDVAVKVLDWGEDGGASAASLRASFQQEVTVWQKLDHPNVTKFVGASMGTSNLRIPREAGGQDSLPTQACCVVVEFIPGGTLKNYLFKNRRRKLPYKTVIQLALDLARGLNYLHSKKIVHRDVKTDNMLLDMNRNLKIADFGVARVEALNPSEMTGETGTIGYMAPEVLVGKPYNRRCDVYSFGICLWEIYCCDMPYSTRSFVDVSSAVTHQNLRPDIPRCCPSALANIMRKCWDGNPNKRPEMDQVVRMLEAIDTSKGGGMLPDDQAPFCFCFGTVRGP; from the exons ATGATTCCTAGAGCAGCATCAACACCAACGCTTCAAGCTTTG ATTGAGGTGTCCAAGATGCATTCGGAAAGTGGGGATGTTGGGACACCAAAAGGGGCATTGGAAGAAGCTAAGGCGTTGAATTCAAAGATGAAGCGTAGTGGGAACCTAAGCAGCAAAGATATGCTGTTTAGAGCTGATAAGATTGATCTCAAGAGTTTGGATGATGAGCTAGAAAAACACCTTACAAGGGTTCTGTCTAGACATATTGAGGCCAAAAGGCCTAAAGAAGAGTGGGAGATTGATTTGGCAAAACTAAATTTGCAACATGTTGTGGCGAATGGGGCCTATGGCACTGTCTATAAGGGCACCTATGATGGCCAAGATGTTGCAG TGAAAGTGTTGGATTGGGGTGAGGATGGTGGTGCTTCTGCTGCTTCCTTAAGAGCATCATTCCAGCAGGAGGTTACTGTTTGGCAAAAACTTGATCATCCAAATGTTACAAAA TTTGTTGGAGCTTCAATGGGGACATCAAACCTCAGAATTCCAAGAGAAGCCGGAGGCCAAGATTCTCTCCCTACTCAAGCATGTTGCGTGGTTGTTGAGTTCATCCCCGGTGGAACTCTGAAAAATTACTTGTTTAAGAACAGACGGAGGAAACTTCCTTACAAGACTGTGATTCAGCTGGCTTTGGATCTCGCTCGAGG TCTTAATTATCTACATTCGAAAAAGATCGTGCATCGTGATGTTAAAACAGATAATATGTTGCTCGATATGAATCGAAATTTGAAAATAGCTGATTTTGGAGTTGCTCGTGTGGAAGCTTTGAATCCAAGTGAGATGACAGGTGAAACAGGAACCATTGGATATATGGCACCAGAG GTTTTAGTAGGCAAGCCTTACAATAGAAGATGTGATGTGTATAGCTTTGGCATTTGCTTGTGGGAAATATACTGCTGTGATATGCCATATTCGACACGAAGCTTTGTTGATGTCTCGTCGGCAGTTACTCATCAGAATTTGCGACCGGATATTCCTCGATGCTGCCCGAGTGCATTGGCGAACATCATGCGAAAATGCTGGGATGGGAACCCGAACAAGCGGCCGGAGATGGATCAGGTGGTGCGAATGTTGGAAGCAATTGATACCAGCAAAGGAGGAGGGATGCTGCCTGATGATCAGGCTCCATTTTGTTTCTGTTTTGGAACAGTTCGTGGTCCTTAG
- the LOC107467014 gene encoding homocysteine S-methyltransferase 3 (The sequence of the model RefSeq protein was modified relative to this genomic sequence to represent the inferred CDS: added 36 bases not found in genome assembly), whose translation MGLEGSDTWSFMRDFLDKCGSGGCAVVDGGFATELERHGADLNDPLWSAKCLISSPHLVRRVHLDYLDAGANIIITASYQATLQGFEAKGVSREEGEGLLRRSVELAREARQVYYDRCTKDSCDFLSDDRYWKRPILVAASVGSYGAYLADGSEYSFEFFYMLYVCDRGDYVDAGADLIAFETIPNKLEAQAYAQLLVEEDIRIPAWFSFSCKDETHVVNGDPIQDCASIADSCSQVVAVGVNCTPPRFIHGLISSIKKGTSKPIIVYPNSGETYIAETNQWEKSSGVVEDDFVSYVGKWRQAGASIFGGCCRTTPNTIRGISHAIRTKQLQPQ comes from the exons ATGGGTTTGGAAGGGAGTGATACGTGGTCGTTTATGAGGGATTTTCTAGATAAGTGTGGAAGTGGTGGGTGTGCCGTCGTAGATGGTGGGTTCGCGACTGAGCTTGAACGTCATGGTGCGGACCTCAACGACCCACTTTGGAGTGCCAAATGCCTTATAAGCTCCCCCCATTTAGTCCGAAGg GTTCATCTAGATTACCTTGATGCAGGAGCAAACATAATAATAACAGCATCTTACcag GCAACCCTCCAGGGTTTTGAGGCGAAAGGAGTGTCTAGAGAAGAAGGTGAAGGCTTGCTTCGAAGGAGCGTAGAACTTGCACGAGAGGCTCGACAGGTTTATTACGACAGATGCACCAAAGATTCTTGTGATTTTCTCAGTGATGATCGATATTGGAAACGTCCTATTCTAGTGGCAGCTTCAGTTGGAAGCTATGGCGCATATTTAGCTGATGGATCTGAATATAG ttttgaattcttttataTGTTGTATGTGTGTGACAGAGGGGACTATGTTGACGCAGGTGCTGACTTGATTGCCTTTGAGACTATCCCTAATAAATTGGAGGCACAGGCTTATGCTCAGCTTCTTGTGGAAGAGGACATACGCATCCCTGCATGGTTCTCTTTTAGCTGCAAAGACGAGACCCATGTGGTTAATGGTGATCCCATTCAGGACTGTGCTTCTATTGCTGACTCATGCTCACAGGTCGTGGCAGTTGGAGTCAACTGTACACCTCCCAGATTTATTCATGGTTTGATTTCATCTATTAAAAAG GGTACAAGTAAGCCTATAATTGTGTATCCCAACAGTGGAGAGACTTATATTGCTGAGACCAACCAATGGGAG AAATCAAGCGGGGTGGTGGAGGATGATTTTGTATC CTTCGGTGGTTGCTGCAGGACTACTCCAAATACTATTAGAGGCATTTCTCATGCAATTCGCACAAAACAACTTCAACCACAATGA